Part of the Crossiella cryophila genome, GCTGAACATGCTCAGGTCCAAAGTCTCGCCGCCTTCCTTGGGCACGAACCGCTTCTGCGCGGCCTGTTTGGTCACGCCCATGCTGCGGCCGATCTCGGTCCAGGACGCGCCGGTGCGGCGGGCCTGGTCCACGAAGTGGCCGATGAGGTGGTCGGCGAGTTCGCCGAGGCGCTCGCCGAGCACCACCGCGTCCTCCAACTGGTGCAGGGCGTCGTGGTTGGGGTCCTGGTTCCGCACCAGGGACATCCCGCGCACCATGCTGATGAATTCGTCGAGTCGGGGTACGTTCTCCATGCCGTCAACTCTAGGTTGACGATCCAGCGCCGTCAACCCTGGGTTGACGATTGGGGGCTCTGTCAAGATGGACGGGTGGCTCAGGGAGGCGTATCCGGCCTGGTGACCGGCGCGGTCTTCAACACCGCTGAGCGGCAGCACCTGTCGCTGGCGGGTTCGATTCCCGTCCGCCTCCGCCACCGAGGACTCCCCCGATGACCGATCCCCGCCGCCACATCCCGCGCACCGACGCCCTGCTGGCCGACCCGGAGCTGGCCGCCGCCGCGCACACCCTCGGCCGGGACACGGTGAAGGCCGCCATCACCCGCGCCCAGGACCTGGCCCGATCCGGTCGGATCAGCCCCGGCGAGGTGGCCGCGCACGCCCTGGCCGCGCTGCCGGGCACCGCGAGCAGCCTGCGCCCGGTGCTCAACGCGACCGGCGTGCTGGTGCACACCAACCTCGGCCGCGCCCCGCTCTCCGCCGCCGCGATCAGCGCGATCACCGCGGCCGCCGGCCCGACCGACGTGGAGTTCGACCTGGTCACCGGCGCCCGCGCACGTCGCGGCCGGGACGCGATGGCCGCGCTGGCCGCCGCGGTGCCCGAGGCCGGTGGCGTGCACGTGGTCAACAACAACGCCGCCGCCCTGCTGCTGTGCGCGCTGGCCATGGCCGCCGGGCGGGAGATCGTGATCAGCCGCGGCGAGCTGGTGGAGATCGGCGACGGCTTCCGCATCCCGGACCTGTTGCGCAGCACCGGCGCCCGGCTGCACGAGATCGGCACCACCAACCGGGTGCATCTGCGCGACTACGCCGAGGCCGTCGGCCCGGACACCGGGTTCATCCTCAAGGTGCATCCCTCCAACTTCCAGGTCACCGGGTTCACGTCCACTGTGGACACCGCCGAGCTGGTGGGACTGGGGGCGCCGGTGGTGGTGGACATCGGTTCCGGGTTGCTCCGCCCGCACCCGCTGCTGCCGGAGGAACCCGATGCCGCCACCGTGTTGCGAGCCGGGGCGACCCTGGTTACCGCGAGCGGGGACAAGCTGCTCGGCGGACCGCAGGCCGGGTTGCTACTTGGCGCGGCGGACCTCGTCGAGCGGCTGCGCAGGCATCCGGCGGCCCGCGCGCTTCGGGTGGACAAACTCACCCTGGCCGCGCTGGAAGCCACCCTGCGTGGACCGGAAACCCCGGTGGCACAGTCACTTTCCGCCGATCAGGCCGAGTTGCTGGCGCGGGCGAAGCAGCTCGTGGCCGAGCTGACCGGGGCCGGGGTCGACGCGGTGGCGGTGGAGAGCAGCGCCGCGGTCGGCGGTGGCGGCGCGCCGGGGGTGGAGCTGCCGAGTGCCGCGGTCAGCCTGCCCGAGCGGTACGCGGCGGCCTTGCGGGCGCGGGCGGTGGTGGGCCGGGTGGAACGCGGGCGGTGTCTGCTCGACCTGCGTACCGTTGCCCCACAACAGGATTCGACCCTGCTGGCGGCCGTGCTGGCGGTGCCGCGCTGATGCGGGTGGTGGCCACCGCGGGACACGTCGACCACGGCAAGTCCACCCTGGTCCGGCTGCTCACCGGGATGGAACCGGACCGCTGGGCCGAGGAACGCCGCCGCGGCCTGACCATCGACCTGGGCTTTGCCTGGACCACGTTGTCCGGCAAGGAGATCGCGTTCGTGGACGTGCCGGGGCACCAGCGGTTCGTGCCGAACATGCTGGCCGGGATCGGGCCGGTGCCCGCGGTGCTGTTCGTGGTCGCGGCGGACGAGGGCTGGAAACCGCAGTCCGCCGAACACCTCGCCGCCCTGCGCGCGCTGGATGTCCGGCACCTGCTGCTGGTGCTCACCCGCGCCGACCTCGCCGACCCGGAACCCGCGCTGTCCCAGGCGAAACAGCAGCTCGGCGAGGTGCCGCACGTGGTGGTCAGCGGGAAGACCGGGCAGGGCATGGACGAGCTGCGGGCCGCGATCCTCGCGCTGGTCGACCGGTTGCCGGAACCCGAACCCACGGCGGATGTCCGGCTGTGGCTGGATCGCTCGTTCACCGTGGGTGGCGCGGGCACGGTGGTCACCGGAACCCTCGCGGCGGGCACGATCGGCAAGGGCACGGAACTCCAGCTCGCCTCCACCGGCGAGATCCTGCGCGTGCGCGGGCTGCACACCCTGGGACGGCAGGCGGAGTCGGTGGCCGCGGTAGCGCGGATCGCGGTCAACCTGCGCGGGATCGACCGGGCCGAGCTGATCCGCGGGGACGCCTTGCTCACCCCCGGCCGCTGGCTCACCTCGACGGTGGCGGACGTCCTGGTGACGGCCGAGCTGCCCAGGGAACTGGTGGTGCACGTGGGATCCGCCGCGGTGCCGGCACATGTCCGTCCACTGGGGACGGTCGGGGCCCGGCTGACGCTGGCCCGTCCGCTGCCGCTGCGGATCGGGGATCGGGTGCTGCTCAGGGATCCCGGACGCGGTGCGGTGCTGGGCGGGGCCACGGTCGCCGACCTCGACCCTCGGCCGTTGCGCCGCCGGGGCGCGGCCACCGCCAGGGCGGCCGAACTGACCGGCGACCCGTTGACGTTGCACTTGCGTACCAAGGGTTTCGCCCGGTCCGCGGAGTTGCGGGCGGCCGGACTGCGGGCGCCGGAACCGGTGATCGTGGACTGGCACGCCGATCCCGGGCACTGGGCCGCGCTGATCCGTTCCGTGCCAACAGAGGTCGAGTCCTGGCGGCTGGCGCATCCACTCGAACCCGGCCTGCCCGTCGACGTGCTGCGGCAGCGCCTGGACCTGCCCGACGCCGCGCTGATCACGCCGTTGCTCCGGGCAGCGGGACTGTCGGCAACGGCCGGGCGGGTCGGTGCGGTGGCGTTGCCCGCACGGATCGAGCAGGCCCTGGCCAAGCTCACCACCGAGCTGACCGCGAACCCTTTCGCCGCACCGGATGCCGGGCGGCTGGCCGAGTTGGGCCTGGGCGGCAAGGAGTTGGCGGCGGCGGTGCGGGCCGGGCGGTTGATCCGGATCGCCGACGGCGTGGTGCTGTTGCCGGACGCGGTGCCGAGGGCGGCCGGGATGCTGGCCGGGCTGGCCTCGCCGTTCACGCTCAGCCAGGCGCGGCAGGCCCTGGACACCAGTCGCCGGGTCGCGGTGCCGCTGCTGGAACTGCTGGACCGGCGCGGGATCACCGAGCGACTGCCGGACTCGACCCGGCGACTGAGCTGACTCAGCGCAGGCTGGGCGCCAGCCAGGTGGTCAACGCCAGCAACACCCCGGCGGCCAGCGCCGGCAGCAGCCAGGGGCCGGGCACCGGTG contains:
- the selA gene encoding L-seryl-tRNA(Sec) selenium transferase — translated: MTDPRRHIPRTDALLADPELAAAAHTLGRDTVKAAITRAQDLARSGRISPGEVAAHALAALPGTASSLRPVLNATGVLVHTNLGRAPLSAAAISAITAAAGPTDVEFDLVTGARARRGRDAMAALAAAVPEAGGVHVVNNNAAALLLCALAMAAGREIVISRGELVEIGDGFRIPDLLRSTGARLHEIGTTNRVHLRDYAEAVGPDTGFILKVHPSNFQVTGFTSTVDTAELVGLGAPVVVDIGSGLLRPHPLLPEEPDAATVLRAGATLVTASGDKLLGGPQAGLLLGAADLVERLRRHPAARALRVDKLTLAALEATLRGPETPVAQSLSADQAELLARAKQLVAELTGAGVDAVAVESSAAVGGGGAPGVELPSAAVSLPERYAAALRARAVVGRVERGRCLLDLRTVAPQQDSTLLAAVLAVPR
- the selB gene encoding selenocysteine-specific translation elongation factor, which translates into the protein MRVVATAGHVDHGKSTLVRLLTGMEPDRWAEERRRGLTIDLGFAWTTLSGKEIAFVDVPGHQRFVPNMLAGIGPVPAVLFVVAADEGWKPQSAEHLAALRALDVRHLLLVLTRADLADPEPALSQAKQQLGEVPHVVVSGKTGQGMDELRAAILALVDRLPEPEPTADVRLWLDRSFTVGGAGTVVTGTLAAGTIGKGTELQLASTGEILRVRGLHTLGRQAESVAAVARIAVNLRGIDRAELIRGDALLTPGRWLTSTVADVLVTAELPRELVVHVGSAAVPAHVRPLGTVGARLTLARPLPLRIGDRVLLRDPGRGAVLGGATVADLDPRPLRRRGAATARAAELTGDPLTLHLRTKGFARSAELRAAGLRAPEPVIVDWHADPGHWAALIRSVPTEVESWRLAHPLEPGLPVDVLRQRLDLPDAALITPLLRAAGLSATAGRVGAVALPARIEQALAKLTTELTANPFAAPDAGRLAELGLGGKELAAAVRAGRLIRIADGVVLLPDAVPRAAGMLAGLASPFTLSQARQALDTSRRVAVPLLELLDRRGITERLPDSTRRLS